The Metabacillus schmidteae genome has a segment encoding these proteins:
- a CDS encoding bifunctional 3-deoxy-7-phosphoheptulonate synthase/chorismate mutase: MSNAELEALRAKAEELNLQILKLINERGRVVQEIGKAKEAQGVNRYDPVRERKMLNSIKEYNDGPFLDSTLQHIFKEIFKAGLELQEDDHSKALLVSRKKKPEDTIIEVNGVRIGDGSQSFIIGPCAVESYEQVAAVAEQAVKQGIKILRGGAFKPRTSPYDFQGLGVEGLKILRRVGDEYGLAIISEIVNPADIELALDYVDIIQIGARNMQNFELLKAAGAVRKPVLLKRGLAATIDEFVNAAEYIISQGNDQIILCERGIRTYERATRNTLDISAVPILKQETHLPVFVDVTHSTGRRDLLVPTAKAALAIGADGVMAEVHPDPAVALSDSAQQMDFEQFDQFITELKPLVKVNV, encoded by the coding sequence ATGAGTAATGCAGAATTAGAAGCATTAAGAGCAAAAGCAGAGGAACTTAACTTACAGATCTTAAAGTTAATTAATGAAAGAGGTCGAGTTGTTCAAGAGATTGGTAAAGCTAAAGAAGCACAAGGTGTTAATCGTTATGATCCTGTTCGCGAACGAAAAATGTTAAATAGTATTAAAGAATATAACGATGGCCCATTTTTAGACTCAACATTACAACATATTTTCAAAGAAATTTTCAAGGCTGGTTTAGAGCTTCAAGAAGATGATCACAGCAAAGCGTTATTGGTTTCACGTAAGAAAAAGCCGGAAGATACAATTATTGAAGTAAACGGTGTTAGAATTGGAGATGGCAGCCAATCATTTATTATTGGTCCTTGTGCTGTTGAGAGCTATGAGCAGGTAGCTGCCGTTGCAGAACAAGCAGTTAAGCAAGGCATTAAGATCTTGCGTGGAGGTGCCTTCAAACCTCGTACCAGCCCATATGACTTCCAAGGTTTGGGAGTAGAAGGCTTGAAGATTTTAAGACGAGTTGGAGATGAATATGGTTTAGCTATTATTAGTGAAATCGTAAATCCAGCTGATATTGAACTAGCCTTAGATTATGTTGATATTATTCAAATTGGTGCACGTAATATGCAAAACTTCGAATTACTAAAAGCAGCTGGAGCTGTTCGTAAGCCGGTTCTTCTAAAACGCGGTCTTGCTGCTACAATTGATGAGTTTGTCAATGCAGCAGAATATATTATTTCACAAGGAAATGATCAAATCATTCTTTGTGAACGCGGAATCCGTACGTATGAGCGTGCAACTAGAAATACATTAGATATTTCAGCTGTCCCTATTTTAAAACAGGAAACACATTTACCAGTCTTTGTTGATGTTACTCATTCAACTGGTCGAAGAGATCTTCTTGTACCAACAGCAAAAGCAGCACTTGCTATCGGAGCAGATGGGGTTATGGCTGAAGTACATCCGGATCCGGCTGTTGCTCTATCTGATTCAGCTCAACAAATGGATTTCGAACAGTTTGATCAATTCATAACAGAATTAAAGCCTTTAGTTAAAGTAAATGTATAA
- the ccpA gene encoding catabolite control protein A — MSSVTIYDVAREANVSMATVSRVVNGNPNVKPTTRKKVLDAIERLGYRPNAVARGLASKKTTTVGVIIPDISSIFYSELARGIEDIATMYKYNIILSNSDQNKDKELHLLNTMLGKQVDGIVFMSGNVTEELVEQFKRSPVPIVLAASVDLTNTTPSVNINYEQAAYDVISMLIEKGHKRIAYVEGPAEEPVNRLKKSVGYKRALEDAGLPFDEELVVEGDYTYDSGIEAFEKIDELTEKPTAIFVGTDEMALGVIHGAQDRNYSIPNDFEIVGFDNTRLATMVRPQLTTVVQPTYDIGAVAMRLLTKYMNKEEVENHIVELPHRVEYRQSTK; from the coding sequence ATGTCAAGTGTAACAATATATGATGTAGCTCGTGAGGCAAATGTTTCAATGGCTACTGTCTCTCGTGTAGTAAATGGTAATCCAAATGTTAAGCCGACAACAAGAAAAAAAGTTTTGGATGCAATTGAAAGATTAGGCTATCGTCCAAATGCGGTAGCAAGAGGCCTTGCAAGTAAAAAGACAACAACAGTTGGAGTTATTATTCCTGATATTTCAAGTATTTTCTATTCCGAGCTTGCGCGTGGAATTGAGGATATTGCGACAATGTACAAATACAATATTATCTTAAGTAATTCAGATCAAAATAAAGATAAAGAATTACATTTGTTAAATACAATGCTTGGGAAACAGGTGGATGGAATTGTATTTATGAGTGGTAATGTGACCGAGGAACTAGTAGAGCAATTCAAACGCTCTCCAGTGCCTATTGTTTTAGCTGCATCTGTTGATTTAACGAATACAACACCTTCGGTTAACATCAACTATGAACAGGCTGCATATGATGTCATTTCCATGCTTATTGAAAAAGGTCATAAGAGAATCGCATATGTAGAGGGACCAGCAGAGGAACCGGTTAACCGTCTGAAAAAATCAGTAGGATATAAACGTGCTCTTGAAGATGCAGGACTTCCATTCGATGAAGAATTGGTTGTAGAAGGTGACTATACATACGATTCAGGTATTGAAGCCTTTGAAAAAATTGATGAATTAACAGAAAAACCGACAGCAATTTTTGTGGGTACAGATGAAATGGCATTAGGTGTCATTCATGGAGCGCAAGACCGTAACTATTCAATTCCTAATGATTTTGAAATCGTTGGATTTGACAATACAAGATTAGCAACAATGGTTCGACCACAGTTAACAACTGTTGTACAGCCAACATATGATATCGGTGCTGTAGCGATGCGCTTATTAACAAAATATATGAATAAAGAAGAAGTTGAAAACCACATCGTTGAATTACCGCATCGAGTGGAATATAGACAATCAACAAAGTAA
- the pilM gene encoding cell division protein FtsA, which translates to MTHNDVTFALDIGTRSVVGLILKEEDNSYIVVDTVIKEHTKRSMLDGQIHDILSVAHVISSVKEELERKHGPLHKVCVAAAGRALKTERSTASIEITGKPMIQKEDILHLELMAVQIAQKQLAEKHESERAHHYDCVGYSVLHYHLDGEEIGSLIDQLGEEASVEIIATFLPKVVVESLLAALNRAGLKMEALTLEPIAAINVLIPSSMRRLNVALVDIGAGTSDIAITDMGTIISYGMVPIAGDEITEAVSDEFLLDFPKAEEAKRQLKSENKITITDILGFETELSKEDILSKISPAIDKLAASIAAEIILLNNGVSPKAIMLVGGGCLTPDLPKRLAALLELPENRVAIRGIDAIPQLKLAEHVQKGPELVTPIGIAVSSKQNPIQYISVNVNERNVRLFHMKSLTVADSLLSSGIQLTRLYGKPGMAIMVTVNNKAITIPGGHGTAPIIKKNGSICSVEDPILHGDTITVEKGKDGVPPVVPISSILDEIPSKSFHVNGQTYTISATILLNNQKASKHVHLSDRDHLVCTTPTTIEEGLISISHQKELNTVKPFSLQIDKRILRVQEFSGKLYKNGLETSKESKLHDGDTLVLKPMKEPLLKELLIETNIKQSHTLPILFNGHSIELEKTIREFYRDGILLSENDVLHNGEQLVTKKRKVEPFIFQDLFTAVEIDIPNSGNNQFKLLKNNKEVTFQEFLDPGDELEIQWI; encoded by the coding sequence ATGACCCATAATGACGTAACATTCGCGCTTGATATCGGGACTAGATCTGTTGTCGGATTAATCTTGAAAGAAGAAGACAATTCATATATTGTGGTTGATACTGTCATAAAGGAACATACGAAACGATCAATGCTGGACGGCCAAATTCATGATATTTTGTCTGTTGCACATGTCATCTCTTCTGTAAAAGAAGAGCTTGAAAGAAAACACGGACCTCTTCATAAAGTATGTGTTGCCGCAGCAGGCCGTGCATTAAAAACTGAAAGATCAACTGCCTCCATTGAAATCACCGGCAAACCAATGATTCAAAAAGAAGATATCCTTCACCTTGAGCTTATGGCTGTGCAAATTGCTCAAAAACAGCTTGCTGAAAAACATGAAAGTGAGCGTGCGCATCATTATGATTGTGTGGGGTATTCTGTTCTTCATTATCATCTTGACGGAGAAGAGATTGGTAGTTTAATTGATCAACTAGGCGAGGAAGCTTCTGTGGAGATTATCGCTACCTTTCTTCCAAAAGTTGTTGTTGAATCTCTATTAGCTGCATTGAATCGAGCCGGGCTTAAAATGGAAGCATTAACATTAGAACCAATTGCCGCAATTAATGTTTTAATCCCTTCTTCAATGAGAAGATTAAATGTTGCTTTAGTTGACATAGGAGCAGGAACATCAGATATAGCAATTACTGATATGGGAACCATTATCTCTTACGGAATGGTCCCTATTGCGGGTGATGAAATTACAGAAGCTGTATCAGATGAATTTTTACTGGATTTTCCAAAGGCTGAAGAAGCAAAGCGTCAATTAAAATCTGAAAATAAAATTACAATTACTGATATTTTAGGATTTGAGACTGAACTGTCAAAAGAGGATATATTATCGAAGATCTCCCCTGCAATTGATAAACTTGCAGCATCAATTGCTGCTGAGATCATCCTATTGAATAATGGTGTCTCTCCTAAGGCTATTATGCTTGTTGGAGGAGGCTGTTTAACTCCTGATCTTCCAAAAAGATTGGCAGCTTTACTGGAATTACCTGAAAATCGAGTTGCGATTAGAGGAATTGATGCTATACCTCAGCTTAAGCTTGCTGAACATGTACAAAAAGGTCCGGAATTAGTCACGCCAATTGGAATTGCCGTTTCTTCCAAACAAAATCCAATCCAATATATAAGTGTTAATGTTAATGAACGTAATGTCCGATTATTTCATATGAAATCATTAACTGTGGCTGATAGTTTATTGTCCTCAGGAATACAATTAACGAGACTGTATGGGAAACCTGGAATGGCCATAATGGTAACCGTGAACAACAAAGCGATCACTATACCTGGTGGGCATGGCACTGCACCTATCATTAAGAAAAATGGATCCATTTGTTCTGTTGAAGATCCGATTTTGCATGGTGATACGATTACTGTTGAAAAAGGAAAAGACGGAGTGCCCCCGGTTGTTCCAATCAGTTCTATTTTAGATGAGATTCCTTCAAAATCTTTTCATGTAAATGGCCAAACCTATACAATTTCAGCTACAATTTTACTTAACAACCAAAAGGCAAGCAAACATGTGCATCTGTCCGATCGAGATCATTTAGTATGTACAACCCCAACAACCATTGAGGAAGGGCTTATTTCCATCAGTCACCAAAAAGAACTGAATACCGTAAAACCTTTTTCATTACAGATAGATAAAAGAATATTACGAGTTCAGGAATTTTCAGGGAAACTTTATAAAAATGGATTAGAAACTTCAAAGGAATCAAAACTTCATGATGGGGATACTCTCGTTCTCAAGCCTATGAAAGAGCCATTATTAAAGGAATTACTTATAGAGACCAACATCAAGCAGTCTCATACCCTCCCGATCTTATTCAATGGTCATTCAATTGAACTTGAAAAAACCATAAGGGAATTTTACCGAGATGGAATATTGCTGTCTGAAAATGATGTGTTACATAATGGAGAACAATTGGTAACGAAGAAAAGAAAGGTAGAACCATTTATCTTCCAAGATCTTTTTACAGCTGTTGAAATTGACATCCCTAATTCAGGCAACAATCAATTTAAGTTATTAAAAAACAACAAAGAAGTTACCTTTCAGGAATTCCTTGATCCTGGAGATGAGCTTGAAATTCAATGGATTTAA